The Carassius auratus strain Wakin chromosome 7, ASM336829v1, whole genome shotgun sequence genome contains the following window.
AACTAAAGACTAGGATCTTTGCACTTTTGCCCAGATGTCTGCCCGTTTGCAGTCGGGTTGAGTCTGCAGATTTTGCAGATAGCCAgagttgacagatttcacagacaaaccGGTGGTGTTTAATGGGCACAGACTCTTATTCTTTAGCTTCAGATTATGATATAAAACACGTTTGAGGTTTTGAGCTGATTGTAGAACATTCTGTGTTCTTTTCTCACACATCTCTTATTAATGAAGTGCCtgtttctgtgtgagtgtgttgtgttcagaatgACTGGTTGTGCATGATCCTCAGTCGTGTATTGTATGGTGTGCAGTTCTTCTCCGTAAATATTTACAAGTGTATGATTCTTTGTGTTTCAAAATGTTACATTGTGTAACATGAATATCTAGATTTAAACATGAATACTTAGTTAATTTTTCACATCCTGTCTCGCACAATAGGAAGAGAGATTGTCACCTGCTGATCTGTTTGTCTTTTCTTGCTTTACTTGGTTTCGGTGACACAGTTCGCTGATGTTTCTGTGAAGATTTAGCTAAACCTAGGCCATATCCACAACTGTCCACCTCTCCAACAGCACCTACAGACCCCTGCACCTGTAGCACAGTTAATGAGGCACGAGACATCAGTTTCTACCTTTTCACTTCTCACTAAAGTATTGCTGTCCACCAAATATCTGTACATGGCTTACCTCTGCAACAATTGATGGTGTTGTGTTCATAGCTTTCTCTACACGAGGGTTTCGTGGAGCGATCTGCTCTCGCAATTTCTTTTGCTGCTCCCTGTGTAATACACATTCAAACATTACAGTGATGAATTGACTTCCATTTTAAGTATTGTTAAACTGTTGATAAACAGGTAACTGTACTTACAACACCACTTTTTTGAACTGGGCAAATACCTCTTGAGTTTGTGTAATGCTCACAATCTGAAAGATGCAATCATTTATTCAGTTCTGATAAAGTAAGATTGATTTATGAAAATGTGGACTTGAGTATTTGAAGAACTGAGGTATAAACTATGGTGTTTACCGGGATCTCATCCAGTAATCCAGACAGGTATCTCTGCACCTGACTCCTCACTTCCTCCAACTGTCTCTCCGACAGGATTTCGTTAGAAACTCCAACCCGATACGTCTACGATCAAGAAGGACATCAAAATAGAAGCCAGAGTGTCATAGCTGGGATCATTTGTGTGAAAAGCATCAGATTATAGGCACAGGTTCAGGATGTGTGTATGGTGGAACTCACCAGTGTGTTACACATTGACAGCTCCTCCTTAAGAAACTGGATTTCTTTCTCTAGTCTTCGCACCTGGAGCTGATAAATAGTCACAGATTTCTGCAATGTGCGCGTGAATCTTTCTTAGATATTATCATTAGATGATCAGAGTATTAGTTTTGTGGTACACATAAAATCTTACCACTGGGTCAACATGTTCATTGATCGATGGCTTTGTCTGCACGCACTTCATTCTGGAGGCAAAGCGAAGAGTTGAAAGCTGCCAAGAGAACCAagagttttttatatattatatagtttttagactgggatatattattaaaaaaaaaaaaaaaacacatctcacTGTCTCCTCAATTTGTGCCGCTTCACCATATATGTTTGCCACAAGCACTGTGTTACAGTTTCCTCCTGTGCCAGAAATGAAAACATTAGGTCACACACACGTCCCATTCaagattattcatttttattcatctgAAGTGAAGATTTCCCCATTGTTCAAAATGAAAGTTTACATGTTGATGGTTGAATACTAGCTACTGCTACAGCTCATCTTCTAACTGATGTGGTGAAGCTCTGTGGGAGGACTAACTTCAGGAGCACACTAACCGAGCGAGTCTTTCAGAGCATGGGTAAGTTTACTCTGTCTGAAGGGAACATGTTCCCTACGACTGTCAGCTAGAGCCAAGATGACCTGCTCCAGGAAAGACAGGGACTTGTTGATATACATGGCCTCCATTTGGACTTGACCTTCTGACTAGAGTAAAAAACAGAAAGTAGAgagtaaaaactgtaaattgtAAGCATTTGAGGATCTTGTTAAGATTAGCACACTAGTGCAAATGATGTTAATATTTCATTCAACAGTTTACTGCTAAACTGTGAGGCTCATAGAGTAAAGAACTCACCCCAGTTTTGCTAAGTCTTTCAGACCCTGCCAGGTCCACCAGGTTCAGTTTAGAGGTGATGTATTTAGCATCGGACAGTGTGCGAGAGCGAGACtaccacacacaaacatatttaacGTCATGCCAAAAAGTATCACCTTGTGTAAAAAGGCAGGTTTACTAAAGCATTTTAAGATCCGACGATGTTCAATATATTCTAGTCTTGAGATTATGAATCTAATGAGACACAAGTTTTGGACATACCTCAATGTGGATAGTAAAAATGCAGTGAGATCTGGAGGAATGTTTATTAAGGGCATGTTGTCCAATGATTCTGTTCATCTCCCCCTGTTAGTGCAGTGGGAGCAATGTTATTCAACACAGATTTTTACAAAAATACGAAAGTCCTGAATGTACAGTActttagtttttgcttttgacCATGTGGGCATTCATGCTTCTGACAATCATTTTATTGTAATGGGACCTTTAATGAAATTTCAGTTTTTTCTGATGGTTTTTCTTGGTGCCGTATTGTTTTCATTAGCCAATTTGTCAACATAAGTGATGAGAGATAAGAACTAACCTTTGCCCCTAACAGTACAAACACAACCCGATAAGACCTCTGCTTAGTtgaaaaagactttttttttttgctgagataAATGTGCATTCATCTTTTTTAATAAGCTGCTCAAATACCTCATGACTTTATGACTCGACCTCTCACCTCGAAAAGCAGATTAAGAGCCTCCTCTTCATTGTGAACCAGATGTAAAGACAATCCTTTGACTGAGACTCCACCACCTGGTTCTTCTATCACTGTCAAGACCCCACTATTCAAACTTTTTCCTTTCTTTATGCTGGAGAGCAGGTCTACCATCGTCTCATTATAGATTTCCAGAAAGGAAAGATGAACGGAGAAGGTATGATCTACACGATGCTCCACCTCCTGGAACACCTGAGGAAATGAGAGATGGTTTGTGAGCCACGTGAGCAGAAACACTGACTATGTGCTTCTTTATCATGAGTCTGAATCACCTCCTGTAGGGCTCGAGGAATGATGCCTCTGTGTTTGTACGTCTCTGCAGCACCTGTCATAGTGTATGTTTTCCCAGCTCCAGTTTGCCCAAAGCACATTATTGTACCTAAACACACATTTTataagctttttatttcaaagtATAGACTGCGTATGTAAATGTTTGTGATTTCAGATGCATTGACAAACCATTGTAGCCAGCAAAGGCCCCCAGCACTACACTCCGGGCAACACGATCATAGGTGTCCTCTTGTGACACATTATCCAGAATCCCATTCAGCTGAAACACCCATGAGCTCAGCTGGTTATTCCTCTTTCCTTTATCAGAGTCTTTCCTTGATCTCACTTTCAAAGTCTTAAAGAGACAACAAGAAGGACAGGCATAACTAGCATCAATCAATCTATTTCATTCAAACATGTTTTCTGTGGATTGGGCCCTGTTGGTGATCCCAAGACTATGTCATTTAATCATTTCTGGCCTTAATTTTATGCATGAGATTGTAATAATAGTTAACgttatttaaaaagtattctGAATGCACAGGATTTCCCTTTTGAAAGTTAGAGTGATCCCTTTGTTTTGTTATTTCTCCAAAGAGAAAGTGTCTCAGTTTCTCTTCTTTTCTACTGAAGGCTAAAGAGGttaagttttaaataattaattacatttattatcagAAACAGATTTAAACTGGATTGTAATGAGCGCACAAAATTGGGACAACTTTAATGTTGGCTAGGTTCTTATATTTGAAAactataaaatatgttataaaatatttattgtaataataacagGCTGCTGGAAACGCTAACTTTCCAGATTggtatatttacagtaaacatgaGATTGGTCAAGATGAGATTGAGCGTCGGTTACCTGCTGGTCAGGTGGGCACTCGATGAGCTCGTGCGCGAAGCGGGCCGTGGGTCTGATGCGGATGAACACCTTCACTGGAGACACCTGGGAGCTCATCATTCctactctctctcacaaacagcGCCACAAACGAGTCTGTATACGCTACTGTGTGACATAAGAGTTGCGTTTTAATCTCGAGCAAGAGTAAACGTGGAGGTATAATAGTCTCGAGGACTCACCTCAGTGGCCCGCGCGCATCTAGCAGCCTTGCTGTTGATGGAGACAGTTAGTGTTGATAGCgttgtcatgacaactctctctctctctctctctctctctctctctctctctctctctctctctctctctctctcttttatttttcattattaagaTTTTATAATGATTGCAAAGGCATTAAAAAGGGTTCGtggcatattttttttatgaattaattaaatttaatccAAATGATCGTGCACCACACGTTCCATCTGACAGGCATGTCACGTGTGAAACTCGTTTGTGaagtcaaaaatgacattttccccTGTAAATGAGGCACTTCTCTATGTTTTGAATTCACATGCTTTTTTTCAAGGTCATTAGTTTACCTTTTCGGTCTGCTGCTTCGTCTCTTTATAAATGCAGAAAATTACTGAGGCAAAGCCATTTCAAATCGAAGTTTGTGCATTGCCtttattgaaaattaaatttctttaaaattccTGATTAAACCAAAAGGCTGCTCTTTTACTAAGTCTTCTTCAATATGGTATATAGTAATGATCAAATATAtgtaacatataatataatatatatagaatatgGAAGTGCAGTGCATCAGTGGATTGATGTTTGACAGAAAAGATTGTTAAAATTAGAAAATTTTGAGAAgttaaatttatgtaatttaaggCACTTTACAGTGCATTTCGACAACAGctgtttacataaaaaatttcTTAAATTCAATATGCCAATATTTctgcatatttttataatatgttataagtCTGAATTATGTGTGTATGTTAATCAAACATATTCTGGCATTATCTGGAGCATTGATGGGGATTTATTTTTAGAGTCCATTTTTGTTTTGACAtctcaagagaaaaaaaaaaaaaaaaaaaagcacctgaTCCAACAGTTGAATGACCATCAATTTGTTCAAGGCTCCTCCCTGTTGAAAACAACAAGctccaaaaatacacaaacacaaaaaaaaactcttctaaACCCGTCTGACATCTTTGGCTACAAAACCTCTGACTGAAACTGTGACAATGAGGATGGAAACTAAAGTGTTCATCTGtgctctgtgtgtctgtttggtAGCAGTTCTAGGGGATAAGGTATGtcaaaatagttattattatattttttgcaatatttaatgcaattatcaAAAATCTGTCACTAACATAGTGAATATGTTTTCCTGTTCTGAgatttctgtatatttataattattgataaatagctgacaaataaaataagtaaCTGATCAGTAATATGTTTGTCATTAAGCCTATGTACATTGTATCATGCAGAACTGGTTTAGCTGTATATATAACTTTAATAGTTGTTATTGTATCAAAagccattatttcattattttattattattattgtttgattACTATAACTACAagtgttgtttttaataatactgtCTGATTTTTACACAGACAACACCCACACCCAAACCCAAGATCCTGATTAATCCAAAGATATTTCTGACATACATACCCTCAGAGGTAATTAGCTGCCTTCAGGAGTCTAAACACAAAACCAATAACACTTTTGTGTTCAAGACAAagtattcataaatgcagtttgaaATGACAAAAGTATGAACATCCCCCAAAATTAATTTGTGTCAATTCATGATGGAGACATCATAACATTTATTCATATACATGCTATGATACCATAGCTGCTGTCTAAGAGAATAAACCACAGTTACTGTCTCATTGATATCTACAGAAAAATCCTGTCAATGGAAGTGATTTTGAGCAGGTAAGTGCCATTTTTGCATCAAACAGAGTAATATTGGAACCACAGTTATATCATTCTATTAATCTCACCTCTAGTAAGATAAAGAGCTTTAAAAGCTTtcagattatattattatttatatgtatatatgtcctGATTCTTTTCCACTACAGATGACAAACCACACGTCAAATGCAAATATAACACAAGAAAGTATTTTGGAAACAACCGTTGCATCGAACCTTGCAGAGGTACCCTTCAGTGCCTTCAtttctcatgaaaaataaaaattaactactTATACATCTATACAGAATACGTTTTTATCTAGGATTTGTAGTTTATTAGCAAAAGTGTATATgaagtttttcatttattcacactCCTGTTGTTCCCAATCatatactgttattattttttgcattgaaCACAAAAGGAGGTACAGTAGTTTGATGTCTATATTCATACAACCACATACCTATTCTGGAAAAaaatgacatgggggtaaataAATGATAACAAGGCTAACTATTACTTTATAGATGTGATGTATGTGTGTTACAGTCATAGctgcttttgtttgtttaataaaacacGCGAGGGCCCTCTTGTGTGCAGCTTTTAGTAAAATAACATGTAAACCAAGCAGGACTCTTGGTCTGCTGTCTGTCAGCCATTAGATGGAGTTATGAGGTCTTGGGTTTTTCTTCTTTGCTCAGTTATCTCACCTCAATAAATCTTACTGAGGTTTTAAGTCCATTAt
Protein-coding sequences here:
- the kif9 gene encoding kinesin-like protein KIF9 isoform X1; protein product: MMSSQVSPVKVFIRIRPTARFAHELIECPPDQQTLKVRSRKDSDKGKRNNQLSSWVFQLNGILDNVSQEDTYDRVARSVVLGAFAGYNGTIMCFGQTGAGKTYTMTGAAETYKHRGIIPRALQEVFQEVEHRVDHTFSVHLSFLEIYNETMVDLLSSIKKGKSLNSGVLTVIEEPGGGVSVKGLSLHLVHNEEEALNLLFEGEMNRIIGQHALNKHSSRSHCIFTIHIESRSRTLSDAKYITSKLNLVDLAGSERLSKTGSEGQVQMEAMYINKSLSFLEQVILALADSRREHVPFRQSKLTHALKDSLGGNCNTVLVANIYGEAAQIEETLSTLRFASRMKCVQTKPSINEHVDPVKSVTIYQLQVRRLEKEIQFLKEELSMCNTLTYRVGVSNEILSERQLEEVRSQVQRYLSGLLDEIPIVSITQTQEVFAQFKKVVLEQQKKLREQIAPRNPRVEKAMNTTPSIVAEVQGSVGAVGEVDSCGYGLGLAKSSQKHQRTVSPKPSKARKDKQISRKEGAASQPPVENITVQAEQPLNLSESDMTTHEPPKQAPEQQQQQQQQQQQHPRTDSPPPKAEAFEDFKAERGSEINRILKENKAVLSERTTQLRVLTDVINTTKRDLDYITYELRQFRERKQSQGQFVSSEGEPVLEEAELSLVMQLKELKNRYRQAYEDFSSTKTEVSYCQHLVNQCRTRLLTEFERWYNESFLFPDEVLSVLETGPVRPGHIPVDKALTLMDDEEHSDGLHHKLHADSTVSFYNAYNRTLKRRGSRQVS
- the kif9 gene encoding kinesin-like protein KIF9 isoform X2 yields the protein MMSSQVSPVKVFIRIRPTARFAHELIECPPDQQTLKVRSRKDSDKGKRNNQLSSWVFQLNGILDNVSQEDTYDRVARSVVLGAFAGYNGTIMCFGQTGAGKTYTMTGAAETYKHRGIIPRALQEVFQEVEHRVDHTFSVHLSFLEIYNETMVDLLSSIKKGKSLNSGVLTVIEEPGGGVSVKGLSLHLVHNEEEALNLLFEGEMNRIIGQHALNKHSSRSHCIFTIHIESRSRTLSDAKYITSKLNLVDLAGSERLSKTGSEGQVQMEAMYINKSLSFLEQVILALADSRREHVPFRQSKLTHALKDSLGGNCNTVLVANIYGEAAQIEETLSTLRFASRMKCVQTKPSINEHVDPVLQVRRLEKEIQFLKEELSMCNTLTYRVGVSNEILSERQLEEVRSQVQRYLSGLLDEIPIVSITQTQEVFAQFKKVVLEQQKKLREQIAPRNPRVEKAMNTTPSIVAEVQGSVGAVGEVDSCGYGLGLAKSSQKHQRTVSPKPSKARKDKQISRKEGAASQPPVENITVQAEQPLNLSESDMTTHEPPKQAPEQQQQQQQQQQQHPRTDSPPPKAEAFEDFKAERGSEINRILKENKAVLSERTTQLRVLTDVINTTKRDLDYITYELRQFRERKQSQGQFVSSEGEPVLEEAELSLVMQLKELKNRYRQAYEDFSSTKTEVSYCQHLVNQCRTRLLTEFERWYNESFLFPDEVLSVLETGPVRPGHIPVDKALTLMDDEEHSDGLHHKLHADSTVSFYNAYNRTLKRRGSRQVS